The Streptococcus viridans genome contains the following window.
AGTATCGTTTCTCAGGATTCGCAAAAAGAAATGTGTGAAGTTGGCTATATTCTAGGGAAAAAGTTTTGGGGTCAAGGTCTGATGACAGAAGCCCTCCAGGCTGTTTTACGCTTTTTGTTGGTAGAGGTGGGATTCAAGGAAGTTCAGGCCAAGTATGTCAGCTTGAACCCTGCTTCGGGACGGGTAATGGCAAAAGCTGGAATGCAATATCTTGAAACTATCCCAAATGCTGTCGCTAGAAAAGGCTATGTTGGAAATCAAATCATCTACACGATCCGTTCTTCTGACCTTTAAAACAATTTTTACTTGAAGATTTTAGACAATGGTCTATAATGGTAAGTAGCTTTACAAAGGAGAATCTTATGTCAGAATTAACACAAGAATTTACAGATCAACTTTATACAAATTACCAAGCAAATGTGAAATTTGCGGCTATCGAAAATGCCATCACCCACAATGGGATTCATGCAGCTTTGGAGACTCGCAAAAGTGCAGTAGAAAACACACCCGTCTTTTCTCTTGATTTAACCAAGGACAAGGTGACGGACCAGAAAGCTTCTGGTCGTTGCTGGATGTTTGCGGCTCTGAATACCTTTCGTCATAAAATGATTTCGAGCTTCCAATTAGAGGATTTTGAGTTGTCTCAAGCACACACTTTCTTTTGGGACAAGTACGAAAAATCCAACTGGTTCTTGGAACAAATCATTGCGACAGCGGATCAGGATTTAACCAGCCGCAAGGTGGCCTTCCTCCTTCAAACTCCTCAACAAGATGGTGGTCAATGGGATATGGTCGTTTCCCTCTTTGAAAAATATGGGGTCGTACCCAAGTCTGTCTATCCAGAATCCATCTCATCTAGCAATAGCCGAGAGCTCAATACCTACTTAAATAAATTATTGCGCCAAGATGCTCAGATCCTTCGCGAATTACTTGCGAGTGAAGCAGATCAAGCAACGGTTCAAAGCAAGAAAGAAGAACTCCTCCAAGAAATCTTTAATTTCTTGGCCATGTCACTTGGCTTACCCCCTCGTACATTTAGTTTCTCTTATCGCGGTAAGGACAATAATTTCCACACAGAGTCTGGTTTGACACCTCAAAGCTTTTACAAAAAATATGTAGATCTTCAGTTGGAGGACTACGTTTCTGTTATCAATGCGCCTACGGCAGACAAGCCTTATGGCCAGTCTTATACAGTAGAGATGCTGGGGAATGTGGTCGGTAGCCGTGAAGTCCGATACCTCAACGTTCCGATGGAGCGCTTGAAAGAATTGGCCATTGCCCAAATGAAAGCTGGGGAAACTGTTTGGTTTGGATCAGATGTCGGCCAAGTTAGCAACCGCAAAGCTGGAATCCTGGCAACAGATGTCTATGACTTTGAATCGGGAATGGATA
Protein-coding sequences here:
- the pepC gene encoding aminopeptidase C, with the protein product MSELTQEFTDQLYTNYQANVKFAAIENAITHNGIHAALETRKSAVENTPVFSLDLTKDKVTDQKASGRCWMFAALNTFRHKMISSFQLEDFELSQAHTFFWDKYEKSNWFLEQIIATADQDLTSRKVAFLLQTPQQDGGQWDMVVSLFEKYGVVPKSVYPESISSSNSRELNTYLNKLLRQDAQILRELLASEADQATVQSKKEELLQEIFNFLAMSLGLPPRTFSFSYRGKDNNFHTESGLTPQSFYKKYVDLQLEDYVSVINAPTADKPYGQSYTVEMLGNVVGSREVRYLNVPMERLKELAIAQMKAGETVWFGSDVGQVSNRKAGILATDVYDFESGMDIQLTQDKAGRLDYAESLMTHAMVLTGVDLDEAGRSLKWKVENSWGEKVGTDGYFVASDAWMDEYTYQIVVRKELLTAEELAAYEGEPIVLAPWDPMGALASK
- a CDS encoding GNAT family N-acetyltransferase, coding for MRKLGTIELETNRLLLRRFVVEDATAMFENWASDTDNLKYVTWNPHPNPQVTRASIERWLLHYQGENTYKWAICKKDDPAQVIGDISIVSQDSQKEMCEVGYILGKKFWGQGLMTEALQAVLRFLLVEVGFKEVQAKYVSLNPASGRVMAKAGMQYLETIPNAVARKGYVGNQIIYTIRSSDL